The following are encoded together in the Apis mellifera strain DH4 linkage group LG4, Amel_HAv3.1, whole genome shotgun sequence genome:
- the LOC552007 gene encoding pyruvate kinase isoform X1: MSLKPQFLLKCERISLRISVSALFVDLLLIKFDFNFKNFKKPAKMVWVTVYDKMVSGKTISHALYAQTQLDHVCALDIDAPIGAVRLSGIICTIGPASRSIDMLEKMIDTGMNIARLNFSHGTHEYHAETIANVRQAQKNVSSKAGLSIPVGIALDTKGPEIRTGLLEGGGAAEVELKKDQLFKLSTDKAYAEKGTSSIVYVDYENITKVLKPNSRVFVDDGLISLKVTAIHPELVVTVVENGGMLGSRKGVNLPGTPVDLPAVSEKDKSDLIFGVEHEVDMIFASFIRDAHALTEIRTILGEKGKNIKVISKIENHQGVVNIDEIIDASDGIMVARGDLGIEIPPEKVFLAQKSAISKCNKVGKPIICATQMLESMVKKPRATRAESSDVANAILDGADCVMLSGETAKGDYPLECVLTMANICKEAESAIWQTQLFHELSMKAIPPIDATHAVAIAVVEASVKCLASAIIVITTTGHSAYLISKYRPRCPIITVTRHSQTARQSHLYRGILPLHFEEPRLADWVKDVDVRVQFGMKFGKNQGFIKPGDAVIVVTGWRKGAGFTNSLRIVTVE, encoded by the exons ATGGTTTCCGGAAAAACGATCTCTCATGCATTATATGCTCAAACCCAACTAGATCATGTGTGTGCTCTGGATATCGATGCTCCTATAGGAGCTGTCCGTCTTTCAGGGATTATTTGTACAATTGGACCAGCTTCAAGATCTATTGATATGCttgaaaaaatgatcgatACGGGTATGAACATTGCTAGATTAAATTTCTCGCACGGAACTCATGAATATCATGCTGAGACTATTGCTAATGTGCGACAAGCACAGAAAAACGTTTCCTCTAAAGCTGGATTAAGCATTCCTGTAGGAATTGCTCTTGATACTAAAGGTCCTGAAATCCGTACTGGACTTTTAGAAGgt ggtgGAGCTGCTGaagtcgaattaaaaaaagatcaacTTTTTAAATTGTCTACTGATAAAGCATATGCAGAAAAAGGCACTTCAAGTATTGTTTATGTTGATTATGAGAATATTACTAAAGTTTTGAAGCCTAATAGTCGCGTTTTTGTCGATGATGGTTTAATTTCCCTTAAAGTTACTGCCATCC ATCCTGAATTAGTTGTAACTGTTGTTGAAAATGGTGGGATGTTGGGTTCTCGTAAAGGTGTCAATCTACCAGGTACTCCTGTAGATTTACCTGCTGTTTCTGAAAAAGATAAGTCTGATTTAATATTCGGTGTTGAACATGAAGTTGATATGATTTTTGCCTCGTTTATACGAGATGCACACGCTTTGACAGAAATTCGAACAATTCTtggtgaaaaaggaaaaaatattaaagtaatatctaaaattgaaaatcatcaGGGCGTAgtaaatattgatgaaattattgatGCTTCTGATGGTATTATGGTAGCACGTGGTGATCTTGGTATTGAAATACCACCAGAGAAAGTATTCTTAGCTCAAAAATCTGCTATTAGCAAATGTAATAAAGTTGGAAAACCAATAATTTGTGCTACACAAATGCTTGAATCTATGGTGAAAAAACCACGTGCAACCAGAGCTGAATCATCTGATGTAGCTAATGCTATTCTTGATGGAGCAGATTGTGTTATGTTATCag gAGAAACTGCTAAAGGAGATTATCCATTGGAATGTGTACTCACAATGGCTAATATTTGTAAAGAAGCAGAGTCTGCAATCTGGCAAACACAATTATTTCACGAGCTTTCAATGAAAGCAATACCTCCAATTGATGCTACACATGCCGTAGCGATTGCTGTTGTAGAAGCATCTGTGAAATGTTTAGCTAGTGCTATTATAGTAATTACAACTACCGGCCATTCCgcgtatttaatttctaaatacagACCACGTTGCCCAATTATTACAGTTACTAGACACTCCCAGACTGCACGACAATCACATCTTTATCGTGGGATTTTGCCACTTCACTTTGAAg aaccACGATTAGCTGATTGGGTAAAAGATGTTGATGTACGTGTTCAGTTTGGTATGAAATTTGGCAAAAATCAAGGTTTCATTAAACCTGGAGATGCAGTTATAGTAGTCACTGGATGGAGAAAAGGCGCCGGATTTACGAACTCACTTCGTATTGT gacgGTCGAATAA
- the LOC552007 gene encoding pyruvate kinase isoform X2, producing MSLKPQFLLKCERISLRISVSALFVDLLLIKFDFNFKNFKKMVSGKTISHALYAQTQLDHVCALDIDAPIGAVRLSGIICTIGPASRSIDMLEKMIDTGMNIARLNFSHGTHEYHAETIANVRQAQKNVSSKAGLSIPVGIALDTKGPEIRTGLLEGGGAAEVELKKDQLFKLSTDKAYAEKGTSSIVYVDYENITKVLKPNSRVFVDDGLISLKVTAIHPELVVTVVENGGMLGSRKGVNLPGTPVDLPAVSEKDKSDLIFGVEHEVDMIFASFIRDAHALTEIRTILGEKGKNIKVISKIENHQGVVNIDEIIDASDGIMVARGDLGIEIPPEKVFLAQKSAISKCNKVGKPIICATQMLESMVKKPRATRAESSDVANAILDGADCVMLSGETAKGDYPLECVLTMANICKEAESAIWQTQLFHELSMKAIPPIDATHAVAIAVVEASVKCLASAIIVITTTGHSAYLISKYRPRCPIITVTRHSQTARQSHLYRGILPLHFEEPRLADWVKDVDVRVQFGMKFGKNQGFIKPGDAVIVVTGWRKGAGFTNSLRIVTVE from the exons ATGGTTTCCGGAAAAACGATCTCTCATGCATTATATGCTCAAACCCAACTAGATCATGTGTGTGCTCTGGATATCGATGCTCCTATAGGAGCTGTCCGTCTTTCAGGGATTATTTGTACAATTGGACCAGCTTCAAGATCTATTGATATGCttgaaaaaatgatcgatACGGGTATGAACATTGCTAGATTAAATTTCTCGCACGGAACTCATGAATATCATGCTGAGACTATTGCTAATGTGCGACAAGCACAGAAAAACGTTTCCTCTAAAGCTGGATTAAGCATTCCTGTAGGAATTGCTCTTGATACTAAAGGTCCTGAAATCCGTACTGGACTTTTAGAAGgt ggtgGAGCTGCTGaagtcgaattaaaaaaagatcaacTTTTTAAATTGTCTACTGATAAAGCATATGCAGAAAAAGGCACTTCAAGTATTGTTTATGTTGATTATGAGAATATTACTAAAGTTTTGAAGCCTAATAGTCGCGTTTTTGTCGATGATGGTTTAATTTCCCTTAAAGTTACTGCCATCC ATCCTGAATTAGTTGTAACTGTTGTTGAAAATGGTGGGATGTTGGGTTCTCGTAAAGGTGTCAATCTACCAGGTACTCCTGTAGATTTACCTGCTGTTTCTGAAAAAGATAAGTCTGATTTAATATTCGGTGTTGAACATGAAGTTGATATGATTTTTGCCTCGTTTATACGAGATGCACACGCTTTGACAGAAATTCGAACAATTCTtggtgaaaaaggaaaaaatattaaagtaatatctaaaattgaaaatcatcaGGGCGTAgtaaatattgatgaaattattgatGCTTCTGATGGTATTATGGTAGCACGTGGTGATCTTGGTATTGAAATACCACCAGAGAAAGTATTCTTAGCTCAAAAATCTGCTATTAGCAAATGTAATAAAGTTGGAAAACCAATAATTTGTGCTACACAAATGCTTGAATCTATGGTGAAAAAACCACGTGCAACCAGAGCTGAATCATCTGATGTAGCTAATGCTATTCTTGATGGAGCAGATTGTGTTATGTTATCag gAGAAACTGCTAAAGGAGATTATCCATTGGAATGTGTACTCACAATGGCTAATATTTGTAAAGAAGCAGAGTCTGCAATCTGGCAAACACAATTATTTCACGAGCTTTCAATGAAAGCAATACCTCCAATTGATGCTACACATGCCGTAGCGATTGCTGTTGTAGAAGCATCTGTGAAATGTTTAGCTAGTGCTATTATAGTAATTACAACTACCGGCCATTCCgcgtatttaatttctaaatacagACCACGTTGCCCAATTATTACAGTTACTAGACACTCCCAGACTGCACGACAATCACATCTTTATCGTGGGATTTTGCCACTTCACTTTGAAg aaccACGATTAGCTGATTGGGTAAAAGATGTTGATGTACGTGTTCAGTTTGGTATGAAATTTGGCAAAAATCAAGGTTTCATTAAACCTGGAGATGCAGTTATAGTAGTCACTGGATGGAGAAAAGGCGCCGGATTTACGAACTCACTTCGTATTGT gacgGTCGAATAA
- the LOC552007 gene encoding pyruvate kinase isoform X3, which produces MVWVTVYDKMVSGKTISHALYAQTQLDHVCALDIDAPIGAVRLSGIICTIGPASRSIDMLEKMIDTGMNIARLNFSHGTHEYHAETIANVRQAQKNVSSKAGLSIPVGIALDTKGPEIRTGLLEGGGAAEVELKKDQLFKLSTDKAYAEKGTSSIVYVDYENITKVLKPNSRVFVDDGLISLKVTAIHPELVVTVVENGGMLGSRKGVNLPGTPVDLPAVSEKDKSDLIFGVEHEVDMIFASFIRDAHALTEIRTILGEKGKNIKVISKIENHQGVVNIDEIIDASDGIMVARGDLGIEIPPEKVFLAQKSAISKCNKVGKPIICATQMLESMVKKPRATRAESSDVANAILDGADCVMLSGETAKGDYPLECVLTMANICKEAESAIWQTQLFHELSMKAIPPIDATHAVAIAVVEASVKCLASAIIVITTTGHSAYLISKYRPRCPIITVTRHSQTARQSHLYRGILPLHFEEPRLADWVKDVDVRVQFGMKFGKNQGFIKPGDAVIVVTGWRKGAGFTNSLRIVTVE; this is translated from the exons ATGGTTTCCGGAAAAACGATCTCTCATGCATTATATGCTCAAACCCAACTAGATCATGTGTGTGCTCTGGATATCGATGCTCCTATAGGAGCTGTCCGTCTTTCAGGGATTATTTGTACAATTGGACCAGCTTCAAGATCTATTGATATGCttgaaaaaatgatcgatACGGGTATGAACATTGCTAGATTAAATTTCTCGCACGGAACTCATGAATATCATGCTGAGACTATTGCTAATGTGCGACAAGCACAGAAAAACGTTTCCTCTAAAGCTGGATTAAGCATTCCTGTAGGAATTGCTCTTGATACTAAAGGTCCTGAAATCCGTACTGGACTTTTAGAAGgt ggtgGAGCTGCTGaagtcgaattaaaaaaagatcaacTTTTTAAATTGTCTACTGATAAAGCATATGCAGAAAAAGGCACTTCAAGTATTGTTTATGTTGATTATGAGAATATTACTAAAGTTTTGAAGCCTAATAGTCGCGTTTTTGTCGATGATGGTTTAATTTCCCTTAAAGTTACTGCCATCC ATCCTGAATTAGTTGTAACTGTTGTTGAAAATGGTGGGATGTTGGGTTCTCGTAAAGGTGTCAATCTACCAGGTACTCCTGTAGATTTACCTGCTGTTTCTGAAAAAGATAAGTCTGATTTAATATTCGGTGTTGAACATGAAGTTGATATGATTTTTGCCTCGTTTATACGAGATGCACACGCTTTGACAGAAATTCGAACAATTCTtggtgaaaaaggaaaaaatattaaagtaatatctaaaattgaaaatcatcaGGGCGTAgtaaatattgatgaaattattgatGCTTCTGATGGTATTATGGTAGCACGTGGTGATCTTGGTATTGAAATACCACCAGAGAAAGTATTCTTAGCTCAAAAATCTGCTATTAGCAAATGTAATAAAGTTGGAAAACCAATAATTTGTGCTACACAAATGCTTGAATCTATGGTGAAAAAACCACGTGCAACCAGAGCTGAATCATCTGATGTAGCTAATGCTATTCTTGATGGAGCAGATTGTGTTATGTTATCag gAGAAACTGCTAAAGGAGATTATCCATTGGAATGTGTACTCACAATGGCTAATATTTGTAAAGAAGCAGAGTCTGCAATCTGGCAAACACAATTATTTCACGAGCTTTCAATGAAAGCAATACCTCCAATTGATGCTACACATGCCGTAGCGATTGCTGTTGTAGAAGCATCTGTGAAATGTTTAGCTAGTGCTATTATAGTAATTACAACTACCGGCCATTCCgcgtatttaatttctaaatacagACCACGTTGCCCAATTATTACAGTTACTAGACACTCCCAGACTGCACGACAATCACATCTTTATCGTGGGATTTTGCCACTTCACTTTGAAg aaccACGATTAGCTGATTGGGTAAAAGATGTTGATGTACGTGTTCAGTTTGGTATGAAATTTGGCAAAAATCAAGGTTTCATTAAACCTGGAGATGCAGTTATAGTAGTCACTGGATGGAGAAAAGGCGCCGGATTTACGAACTCACTTCGTATTGT gacgGTCGAATAA
- the LOC724532 gene encoding eukaryotic translation initiation factor 1A, X-chromosomal, whose translation MPKNKGKGGKNRRRGKNENETEKRELVFKEDGQEYAQVTKMLGNGRLEAMCFDGVKRLCHIRGKLRKKVWINQGDIILIGLRDYQDAKADVILKYTSDEARNLKTYGEFPETVRINDTVTFVEDGFDEDIEFGDEISDDDEDDVDNI comes from the exons atGCCGAAAAATAAAG gaAAAGGAGGTAAAAATaggagaaggggaaaaaacgaaaatgaaactgaaaaaagagaattagtTTTTAAGGAAGATGGacaag aaTATGCACAAGTCACAAAAATGCTTGGTAATGGAAGGTTAGAAGCAATGTGCTTTGATGGTGTAAAAAGATTGTGTCACATTCGtggaaaattacgaaaaaaagtATGGATTAATCAaggagatataatattaattggttTGCGAGATTATCAGGATGCAAAAGCagatgttatattaaaatatacatcagATGAAGCTCGTAATTTGAAAACATACGGTGAATTCCCAGAAACTG ttcGCATTAATGATACTGTCACCTTTGTGGAGGATGGTTTTGATGAAGATATTGAATTTGGTGATGAAATTAgtgatgatgatgaagatGATGTTGACAAT aTCTGA